GATCTACCCCAATAAACTGCATATTTGAACCGAGTAAACGTGGGTTTGTAGCAAATAAATACCATAGCGGCAAAATGAAAATTCCGATCCAAACGGCTATAAAACGAACAAGTCTCAAATATCCGCCAACAAGCGGCTTTTGCCTGTACTCTTCAGCATGTTGCAGATGATGCCAGAAAGTAGTAGGTGTAATAAGCACACTGGGCGATCCATCTACAAAGATCAATACATGACCTTCATAAAGGTGAATAGCTGCTGTATCGGGACGCTCTGTGTACCTCACAAGAGGATAAGGATTTAAATGTCTTCCACAAATAAATTCTTCAATTGTCTTTTCGCCCATCGGTAAGCCATCTGTATCAATGTTACTAACAGAATCCTTAATTCTATTTACGATTTCAGGATCAGCAATATCTTCAATATAACTAATACAAATGTCTGTTTTGGACCTTCTACCTACTTGCATATATTCCATTCTTAACGTTTTATCTCTCACTCTTCTTCTCGTTAGTGATGTATTGAATACGATCGTTTCTACAAAGCCATCTCTCGCGCCCCTTGTTACACGCTCCAAATCTGGTTCCTGTGGTCCTCTGACCGGGTACGTTCTTGCATCGATCATAATAACTTCGCTCATACCTTCTACAACAAGGGCAGTTGGACCAGCAAGCACTAAATCCATTACAACATCAAGATCTTTTTGTCGATCAATTTCAACGTATGGGATATGTACTTTCATGAGCTTCTCAAGTGGATCAGGATCAAGTTGGGAAGGTTCAAGTCTTGATAGTAACTTCATAAGATAGTGAAGAATATCATCTTTGACAAAACCATCGATTAAAAACATCGCCATTTTTCTACCTGCGTAATCAAGATCTAGCTGAATAACATCAAAACTTTTACCAACACCTAATTCTTTATGAAGGAAATCGATATTTTCCTCAAATGAACGACTAACGGGATGAATGATCTTTTTTTGAGACATAGTTCCCCCTCCTCCCTTCCATCATTCACCATTCTTACATTTTGCATACCTCATTGGAAAATTGGGCATAGAAAAACCAGCCTTTTAAGAAAGGCTGGTTATCTCATTCAATCGATCATTTCCGATAAGAGGTACTGATAAATTAAATGTGCTGTATGAAGCATTGAATCCTGATGTGTTCGCTCATATGCGTGGGAAGCATCAATACCAGGACCAATAAGCGCATGACGAACATCCACTCCTGCCCGAATGGCAGCTGATGCATCTGACCCATAATAAGGATAAATGTCGAGTTTATACTCAATCTTATTTTCCTCTGCAAGCTTCACAAGATGTTTACGTAAGCGATAATGATATGGACCGCTTGAATCTTTGGCACAGATCGAAACCGTATATTCATCAGAAGTTTGTCCATCTCCAAGTGCTCCCATATCCACAGCTATGTATTCAATGGTTTGATCAGGGATATTGGAATTACCACCATAACCAATTTCTTCATTATTCGAAATTAGAAAATGCGTCGTATGTGGAAGCCTGATGTTGTTTTCTTTTAGTTTCTTAATGTTTGCAAGAAGAAGAGCTACACTAGCTTTATCATCCAAATGGCGTGATTTGATAAATCCAGAATCGGTAATTTGTACACGAGGGTCAAAAGAAATAAAGTCACCAACACTCACTCCCAATTTCATGACATCTTCAGGATTAAAGACCCGCTCATCAAGACGCACTTCCATG
The sequence above is drawn from the Pseudalkalibacillus hwajinpoensis genome and encodes:
- a CDS encoding M42 family metallopeptidase yields the protein MSDLFHAEELLQTTKELVSIPSPSGYTDEVISWVEGRMQELGVETKRNNKGGLIATIEGADSSRQRMLTAHVDTLGAMVKEIKSDGRLRLSLIGGFRFNAIEGEYCEIITGDGKRFTGTILLHQTSVHVYKNNGEVKRDEQNMEVRLDERVFNPEDVMKLGVSVGDFISFDPRVQITDSGFIKSRHLDDKASVALLLANIKKLKENNIRLPHTTHFLISNNEEIGYGGNSNIPDQTIEYIAVDMGALGDGQTSDEYTVSICAKDSSGPYHYRLRKHLVKLAEENKIEYKLDIYPYYGSDASAAIRAGVDVRHALIGPGIDASHAYERTHQDSMLHTAHLIYQYLLSEMID
- a CDS encoding spore germination protein; this translates as MSQKKIIHPVSRSFEENIDFLHKELGVGKSFDVIQLDLDYAGRKMAMFLIDGFVKDDILHYLMKLLSRLEPSQLDPDPLEKLMKVHIPYVEIDRQKDLDVVMDLVLAGPTALVVEGMSEVIMIDARTYPVRGPQEPDLERVTRGARDGFVETIVFNTSLTRRRVRDKTLRMEYMQVGRRSKTDICISYIEDIADPEIVNRIKDSVSNIDTDGLPMGEKTIEEFICGRHLNPYPLVRYTERPDTAAIHLYEGHVLIFVDGSPSVLITPTTFWHHLQHAEEYRQKPLVGGYLRLVRFIAVWIGIFILPLWYLFATNPRLLGSNMQFIGVDQNGTLPLFVQFFLIEIGIDILRMATIHTPTSLATALGLVSAILIGQVAVEVGLFINEVILYLALAAMGTFATPSYELSLANRLFRLLLLVLTAAFGVVGFVGGFTLWIMLLIRTKSFHIPYLWPFIPFSYRAFRDVIFRSPMPLKNRRPTVLHPKDPDR